A stretch of DNA from Fibrobacter sp. UWB4:
CGGGCTCGGCGTTTACCGTTGGCCCTTTTGTTTTACACCCTACCTTAAGCTAAAGCCGTGCCAACTTTTTCATTTTTGAGGATTGCGCAGAAAAATTTTTTTTGTGGGAGGTCGGGAAATTCTGTGAAAATCGCGAAAAATGGCGAAATTTGATTAAAAATCGCGATTTTTGAGGGAATGCGCGGCGAAAAGTGTGCAGAAATGTGTGCTTGGATGGCTAAAAAATGCGATTGGAAGGTCGCAGGAGTGATTGGTATTTCAGAAAGCGACGGTCGGTGTTTCGCTAGTGAAACAATCGGTGCGTCAAAATGAAATGGGAATTATTTCATCGGCATCAAGACAAAGTCGTTGAGTTCCTTGCGGACGTCTTGCCAGAAGGGCATGTACTTGTCGAGCAAGGCGATGTAGTCTTTGTTGTGATGGCGGACTTTCAGGTGCAGGAGTTCGTGCAGTATCACGTAATCTAGGCAGCGGATGGGCGTATGTGCCAAATGCAGGTTGAACCAGAGTTTGCCTGCGGGGTTGCAACTGCCCCACTTGTTCTGCATGATTTTTGTTTGCCAGCCGTTGCACTTTAGGTGCGTTTTCTTTTCCCATGCGGGCAAGCGTTTTTCAATTTCGGCGATAAGCATTTCGCGGAGTTTTTCGTTCACGTAGTTTTCGCGCTGTTGTGCGGTACTTGCTTCGCGAACAGTCAGAATCACATTTTGTCCGTCGATTACAAATCCATTTGCACGGTCATGTTCTACACGCAAATAATACTGACGTCCGAAAATAAAAATGGATTCGCCGGAAACATATTCACGTTCGCTCAAGCGAGCCTGATTTGCAAATTTCTCTTGTTGGCGTTTAATCCATGCGACTTTGGTGCGCACGAAAATCTTGATGGATTCGTCAGAAAGGTTCAGCGGTGCAGAAATTCGCACAGCGCCATCGGGCGGCATCACCGAGAGGTGAATGTTCTTGATATCCTTTTTTGTAACGGCAACTGTAATGCCCGACACTTGCATCCGCATTAGAACTCACTCTGCTTGCTGATGAGTTCATAAACGCGGTCAACTTCGGCATCATCTTGCAGAACATCGAATAAGGCTCGCTTAATCTTGTTGATTTTCACCGGGCTGTTGCGGAAATCAGCCTGCATGCTACTCATAACGGCATCGTAAATTCTATTCGTCATGTCCTCATCATTTCCGCAGTTGTCGTAAATCGCGCGCTTTGCGGCACTTCCCTTGACAGAGGCCGGATAATCTTCGCTTGCCGCCGAAGAATTCACCTTCTTGGCAAGTTCAATATAGCGTTCCAGCAACTTCTTGTATTCAATCAGGCCGTTTTTGCGTTCTTCAATTAACTGGTCAAGAATTTCTGACATTTTGTTGTAGTACGCAGGGTTGACATTTATCTGGTCAACGATTTTGCGGCGGATGTTGTTTTCGATTTTTTCGGCAGCGCTTTCGCGAACCTTCTTCTTGCCAGCAGTCAAATCAAACTTGCAAAGTTCAATGATATCCAGCAAGGTCGTGTCGTCAAATTCAATAATCTTTGTCGAATCGCCAGCGGCAATGTAATTGTCAATAAGGTGGCGCATGTCGGGTTCGCAAGCCTTTAAATCAACAAAGTCGCCACTTGCCTGCATAATCACCTGACGCAAATTCACGTAATCATTGGTGCGCTTTTCTTTTTCGTTCCATTCGGTATCGGTATAGGGCAACGACAAAATCTGTGATTTCAACTCGGCAAACGCGCGCGCCAAGCTGCTCGCCAACGAGTAGAAACGTTCACGCAGGCGGGCAAGTGCCTCAAATTCTTCCGGATTGTTCAACCAACTGATATTTTCGCCACAGAAAAAGTGAATGTAGTCCGACTGTTCCTTAGGCGGTTTCACATCTTCACAAAGCGTCTCGATTTCTTCAAGAGTCTTATTGAAATATTTCTCGGCTTCAGTCGCACGGTCCTTAATCAAACCATCGACATCGCTGTCGTCGTAACCTTCGAATGCACCCGATGTGTATTTGTTCATACTGTCGGCCACATCGTCGAAAAGTTCCTTATAGTCGATAATGATACCGAAAGGCTTCGTCTCGTCATCCAAACGGTTCACGCGGCAAATCGCCTGGAATAAGCCGTGGTCCTGCATCTTTTTGTCGATATACAGATATGTGCAATGAGGAGCATCAAAACCAGTCAACAGCTTATCGACTACAATGAGCAACTTCATGTTAGCCGGTTCTTCAACGAATTTGCGTTTGGCTTCCTTCTCAAAAGCTTCCACCTTCTTGTCGATGCGGGAAGTATCGTCGCCTTCTTCGACTCCGACCATCTTCAGGTAAATCTGGTATTTCCTGAAAGTTTCCGTATCCTCATCGAGGCTCACCGTATCGGTACGCAGGTCGCCCGGATTCGGCGTATAAGAAGAAATGATAGCGCATTTCTTAAAACCCAATGCCTGAAAAATTTCGTAGAAGCGGCAAGCTGTAAAAATGGAATCCGCGACAAGAATGGCATTCCCGCGACCTTCCGCCAAACGGGCATCCTTCGCAAAATCAAGGATGATGTCGTTTGCTATCGCTTTCAGGCGGTCGTAAGACGAATAAACCGTGCGCATATTCGCCCAGCGGGCTTTCAATTTCGCTTTAGCGACAGGCGTCATGCCACGCGTTTTCAAATCGAACCATTCATCAATCCTTTCGCGAGAGCGGAGATCTTGCGGGACATCGCGGCCCTCGTAACGCAAGTCAAGAATCACGTGGTCGCGCACACCTTCGTCGAATTTATACGTGTGGATGTAACTTCCGAAAACTTCCAGACTCGTCTTCTTGTCTTTCTTCAAAAGCGGAGTGCCGGTAAAGCCCACAAAAATCGCCTTAGGCATCAAAGCCGTCATCGCCTTGTGCAACTTGCCCGATTGTGTGCGGTGGCACTCATCCACGAATACAACGAAATCGCCTTTCACGCTAAAGTTAGGCGGGAGCGAATCTTTGATTTCTTTCAAGAACTTCTCGTAATCGCCGTCAGTAACTTCACCGCCACGGCGTCCGAACTTGTGGACCAGCGAACAAATGATAGAACCTTCGGTAGAATTCAAGCGGTTCAGCAAATCACGACCGCTCTTGGTGCGAATAATCTTTTCTTCTACACCCTTGAACAACTGCTCTATTTGGTCGTCAAGTTCATCGCGGTCAGTGACAATCAAAATTCTGCGACTCGGATTGTTCAGCAACAGGCGCTTGGCAAGCCAGACCATCGTGAGCGATTTGCCCGAACCCTGCGTGTGCCATACAATACCGCCCTTCTTTTGCGTGGTAATCCTGTTGTACGTGCGGTGAATTGCGTAATACTGATTGTAGCGG
This window harbors:
- a CDS encoding M48 family metallopeptidase, with the protein product MRMQVSGITVAVTKKDIKNIHLSVMPPDGAVRISAPLNLSDESIKIFVRTKVAWIKRQQEKFANQARLSEREYVSGESIFIFGRQYYLRVEHDRANGFVIDGQNVILTVREASTAQQRENYVNEKLREMLIAEIEKRLPAWEKKTHLKCNGWQTKIMQNKWGSCNPAGKLWFNLHLAHTPIRCLDYVILHELLHLKVRHHNKDYIALLDKYMPFWQDVRKELNDFVLMPMK
- a CDS encoding type I restriction endonuclease subunit R encodes the protein MEFLNMAEPNINIPERKTQAKVIKFFKDELHYDYLGNLCEVANKNIRYDDLLAFLVRKQHYSETVARKAIADLQHAAGDLQQGLYSANKTVYSLLKYSHPVSDADGENISVYYIDFKNPANNHFAIAEEVTVSSSFGSKRPDLVVYINGIAVAVIELKKSSVSVADGIRQNLTNQKQEFIESFFTTIQYCLAANESEGVRYGTIATPEKKYLTWKQEAFRERLQELDDNDLIIDDKSSSFDGVLFESLYSLFNKVRFLDLIHNFIIFDNGVKKVCRYNQYYAIHRTYNRITTQKKGGIVWHTQGSGKSLTMVWLAKRLLLNNPSRRILIVTDRDELDDQIEQLFKGVEEKIIRTKSGRDLLNRLNSTEGSIICSLVHKFGRRGGEVTDGDYEKFLKEIKDSLPPNFSVKGDFVVFVDECHRTQSGKLHKAMTALMPKAIFVGFTGTPLLKKDKKTSLEVFGSYIHTYKFDEGVRDHVILDLRYEGRDVPQDLRSRERIDEWFDLKTRGMTPVAKAKLKARWANMRTVYSSYDRLKAIANDIILDFAKDARLAEGRGNAILVADSIFTACRFYEIFQALGFKKCAIISSYTPNPGDLRTDTVSLDEDTETFRKYQIYLKMVGVEEGDDTSRIDKKVEAFEKEAKRKFVEEPANMKLLIVVDKLLTGFDAPHCTYLYIDKKMQDHGLFQAICRVNRLDDETKPFGIIIDYKELFDDVADSMNKYTSGAFEGYDDSDVDGLIKDRATEAEKYFNKTLEEIETLCEDVKPPKEQSDYIHFFCGENISWLNNPEEFEALARLRERFYSLASSLARAFAELKSQILSLPYTDTEWNEKEKRTNDYVNLRQVIMQASGDFVDLKACEPDMRHLIDNYIAAGDSTKIIEFDDTTLLDIIELCKFDLTAGKKKVRESAAEKIENNIRRKIVDQINVNPAYYNKMSEILDQLIEERKNGLIEYKKLLERYIELAKKVNSSAASEDYPASVKGSAAKRAIYDNCGNDEDMTNRIYDAVMSSMQADFRNSPVKINKIKRALFDVLQDDAEVDRVYELISKQSEF